aattttaaaatgaattgaatttgtttaaaatcacttgtagtgtatttaatgagttatcggtaggtgaagttcggtaattcattaggtatattacgggatcatgttgtaccttacggaggggtaatgtATGACATGAATGCCAGCAATAATATCCTCACTCCCATTTAGGGCAGCTATACTGCCAAAAATTACCTTTAGGTCCTCGTGCCTTGAGCTAGATAGGCACACCATTTAGCCCCACTATGATAGGAACACAACATTTCTGTGGAGTACGTATTCCCATAACAGACCTTAATATGTCTGCTAGCTCTAGTTCACATCATCATGTACTCCATGAAATATGAGACACTAAACTGAAGTACTCTTACAATACCCAAGAAATAATGCAGATTCTAGAAATAAGAAATTACAGAAGAAGACAAAACAGGATCCTATACttcgcatgtaacatcctaacaagactccttttacactcccaagtatactctttcccatgaatctggagcctaagctttaATACCATAATTGTCACGACCCGAATCCACGGGCCAGattgacactaggacctgggccggtaTAAAGCCCtcaaggcccatagtaagccttactaaTCCATAATCCATAATCAGAGCCTAAAACTTAGGCCTATCAtacaaataaaataagataaaatattatattatatttttattcgggtcaacccaacccgataactattaaaatctaaagctaggggagcccagctcaaccctaaaTCAATCAATTATGACTtatataaatatcataaaaattttcatttattgatATAAAAAACTTAAATTAATATAGTCTCCAACAAGGCCCATGCTATTGCTAACACAtgtggagttctagatttcaaatttagaaaataataaaacagATAAATAACTGATGTtaaacctgcgaagaagaaagtaGGTTACTCTGAAAAAGAACTTCTCTTGTAACCTAGAAAAATATGTTACcttgatcacctaaataattatattataaatttattagtactaattcaAAATAAGACTCTAAAGAGACAACAAATAGCCTAATTTATgtcgaaaatctgacagagtttctcctatacctaggactttacccaacctgcaaaatggttcaaataacacttctaaattcaagtcatatctcatcatcattatatggcccatcCAAACCAGGCAATAATCGCAACATCagataatttaattataagactttaaaactaatatttttcaaaaactatccaaactaactttaaaaaatcTATAAATTTGCCCCGCGgttcttaataatattataaagttATTACAAaatgaatcataattttctgatcatccacgaaaattttataaattttattctaaacccagtATGAGGCAAAAATTAAACAACTTAGAGTTCGGGTTTACTTATGCTAAATCTGACACCTGaaacgcgtccagaacgtctgaaaacgctaggattgactataatattgaTCATGTTCCAAGACAGGCTACTGAACAGTCGAATCTGGCTGAAAATATGGTCCTGGTGTCGGTGAGCTATCTTCGATCTGATCGCACCTAAATTATACCcaaaaaattgttaataattatcatgaaattatttttaatttttgaaaataaaaaaaaattcaaaattctcaCCAAGTGATCTGGACTGTCCAATGATTGCCTTTTTCTAACGGTGTCCGATCGGAGTGGGGTCGGTCACGTTGCCCTGAGTCAATCGGTGGTATCGGATTTccaatccaacggtcggatcgccaGAAAAGTGGCCGAAAACCGGTGAAACCCATTTAATTTTCTTCCAACTTTCCCTCGTCGGTTCTCCTTCCTCCGGCCACCAAACGGGGCACCACTGGTCTCATCTGAAAGCTCGTCATCTTAGTAGTACGTGGCACTTAGAATCACCGAAAACGGCTATCAGAGTCGACCGAGGCGACGCTGTAAAGTTGGACCCCTGTtgcgctctctctctctcctcgctttcctctctctctctctctctctctctgccgcCTCCTCCTGAGTACTGCTGCCATCTGGTGGTTGTTCTAATGTGGAGGAGGGCTGTTGATACCTTGCCAGCACTGATACTGGCCGGTTAGACGAAAATGTGGGAGGGAGAAAGTGAGGGGGATAGTAGAGTCGGGGAGAGAGAAAGAGCGTTGGGGGGGGGGGTGTCCTGTACTCCTGTGCTGCGTTTTGgccttttatttttttacttcTAATTACACTATTAGTCCCTCAACTTCTTAGAGACTTACAATTtggtttaaaattattttattatgttaaagtttaataaaacttTAGTAATGATAAAAATAGATATAATCTAgggaaatttaattattttattctcatttaataaattaacttcaatttattattttattatttatttttttaataaagacaaaattataaataacaatttaaaataaatataataataatatatgtaGAAAATGATATTCATAAGGTAAAatgttattattataaaaatactaatttaggaccttaaataaaataataataaattataatcacaatttttttaaaaatattatatatatatatatatatatatatatatatataatcgggTTGTTACACCTaccttaaaaaatatttcatttagtTTTCGATTTAGTTTGTGAACTCCTCCTCTTATCTCTATTATTTGAATgcaaaatttttttaacttaattattcattttatataatttaaatattataattatttattcttttattaaatatagcaattatttaatttttgtaatttaaataataattaattttattaaaatataagtaataaataataatttgtcAAACTATATAATAGCCAAATTACAGTTCAGTCCCTGGCTTTCCGCGACCAAGAAGACTAGAAGCTGGAGAGGAATTTAACAGCTCGTCATCTGCTGGTACCAGTAGAATCCACACCTTCCTTTCGCCCTCTCCGTCTCCAAAGGAGCgcacaaagaaagaaagaaaggaaaaaaaacccTAGCAGATCGATCAATTCATCATCCGTTCGTTCAATTAGTCATGCCTTCCCGTCGGAGAACACTCTTGAAGGTTATCATCCTCGGTGACAGCGGGTCAGTCATCTATATCTACCTAATTATTCTATCTGTATAAGttctagggtttttttttttggtagattAGGCGAATCTTGCGAGATCGTTGGAGTTTTCTTGAGTTGAGTTTTGATCTGATTTGGGAATTCTTCATTTTCACTTGTTTAAGTTGTCGATGCTCCAATTTTttgactgattttttttttctttaaacacGAATCTGAAGATTGACATTTTGTTTTGAAGGCTTGGAGTACATGTTTTGGTTAGGTGTTTTTAGGGTAAAATTGAGTTTCTGATTCTTTTTTCTGTTAATGCAAATTATACCCATGAAGTGATTTGAACTGTTAAGGCTGCCTTAGTTGTTACTAATGATTGTTTTTGCATtgtttttggtgaagtttaagttAATTAATTGCATTTGATTGTGATTTACAGGGTGGGAAAGACCTCTTTGATGAATCAGTATCCTTAAGTTATTAGTTATCTGATTAGTGATGTATGTGTTTCATTTGGTTATCTGATTAGTGATATATATGTTTCATTAAGGGAAAAAAATTCATTGCCATGATAAAGCAACTGGTGCTTTTTGTCTTTGCATATGTTTTTCTTGACTTGCTGCTTTTTAGATATGTAAATAAGAAGTTTAGCAATCAATACAAGGCGACAATTGGAGCTGATTTCTTGACCAAGGAAGTGCAGTTTGAAGATAGGCTCTTCACTTTACAGGTTGGTAACAAAGTTACCTCGAATGCATCTTGGATTGTGTTCCAGCTATGTAGGGTAGACTTAATTAACATTTAACTGATATAATTCTCAAGTTTTAAACCATCAGTtccaataataatttttatttattttttataatattttatttttatgatatatatAGTTTGCAATATTAGGATCAGTAAAAagtctttaaaatttattattatttttaatatactattaaatattttatcaattaaatttcGAAACATAATAATATTTTGAATACTATGGACTTTTAACTGAAATTAAGCTATAAATTGTAGAGTTAAACAGGTCTTATATTTGCCTTCCAAGTCTGACCCAACCCAACAGAGATTAAATCAAAGAGTCCAGTTGTATCCTAACAATGCAGAGAGATTGAATGATGCTTCTTCTTCTCACTCTGGAGTTGAATGCTTTTTTTCCTGCTTCTTCAGGCTTTGCTGCTGCTTCTTATTCTTCTATGTTTTTCCTTCCATCcttctttccttcctttcttattctttttcttcttcttcatgttTACTATATACTACCTTTGTGCTTTGAACCCCTATTTCGGCGAACCAGGTTGCATACCAATGCGTTCTGGTATGTGTGTCCCATATTGTGGTATGATTGGGGGCAAATTAGGTAACTATGGCTGGTAGCTGTGCATGGCCTATCCTCTGGAATCATGTTTAACCTAAAATTCACTTATGCACTAAAGCACCTTATGTATTGACTGCATATGTTTTGTTCCTTTTGGTTTGGATTAGAGTTTATATTTAAGTACTTTAATGCTTTTTAGCTGTAGAACTAATATTTTCATTCTTTattataattatcattattattattattattattattattattattattattattattattattattattattattattattttaaaatcttttgTTGTTTATTTTTCTTATGCAATCACTAAGGTGGGCTGTCAAACTATGGGATCATGGTACATATGTTTGGAATAGATTCCCTTTTGAGAGAGTTGGAAAAGTGCTTTCTTGTTGAAAGGTTATATGCCTTTCTCAATGCATTTCTTAATTTTCTTTAGACAAAGACTGAGACTCATTAGTGGTTAGAAGGGGATGTTGGGAAGGGCTAAAGCATGAGTCTTTTGCAGCAAGTCAGCATTGATAAATATAATTGAATAGTTTTTATGTTTTCATAGAGATTTCAAAAAAATTGGTGATACTTCATGATATGGGCCTCTATGGTCATGGCTCCTATATTGATTAATAGGATATAGCAGGAAAGCAATTGGTGGTGACTGCACTTGTTGCAGACTGTTGGCGGggcaagggtttttttttttttttttttaataattttaagggTTGGTAAAAGCATAACAATCTGCAACTTCAATCATCAAACACCAACAACAATCTTCAAAATCATGGTATAATTCATTAAGCTCTACACAAAATCCGGGGCATGTTTGGATCAGATTGTTTAAAAAATTTGAGGTTTTCACAGTGATTCTAGGAAAGATGTCCTTTTTGTGTTACTGGGCTTTGGAGATGCATCATTCATTTGATTGTTTGCTTAGCCCTTGTTTTGTAAATATCCATCAGCAATATAAATTTGAACTTGCTAATATTGTCTCTTGGAACTTTGTGTTTCATTATCAAACctccacccaaaaaaaaaaaaagtaaataaataagagagagagagagagagagagagagagagagagagagagagagagacttaaTTATACTATTGGAGCATTGGTTGGTGCTTATAATGAAAGAAATAATTGATGATGTCTTGTTTATCAAGAGGTAGGTGTTTGGTGTTTGGTTACTCTCCTTATTGGTAGTCACAGATCCCCTTCATTTTGTGGGACATCTTTTTCTAAGTTACACATTGCATTGTATTTGTATGCTAAGGCCATATGTTTCGGTTCTGCTTGCTCCAATTGCTCAACTATAAAATATTTTTGCAAGTTGGTTCCATATCTCTTTGCTGGTGCTGTGAATTTTTGTGGCTTGTTATATGTGCCATTGGATTATGAGTTGTTTGCTATGTTTTGTTAGATCTGGGATACTGCTGGCCAGGAAAGATTCCAAAGCCTTGGCGTTGCTTTCTATCGTGGTGCTGATTGCTGTGTTCTTGTATATGATGTTAACTCAATGAAATCATTTGACAACCTTAATAACTGGAGAGAAGAATTCCTAATTCAGGTATTCTTTTATCTACTACAAATTTTTAGGGGAGGATATTGAACAGAAAACATGATTTTGTCGGTTGCTTTATTGACAGTTTTATCCATCTGCAAATTTATCTGCCTGCAGGCAAGTCCTTCAGATCCAGAGAATTTCCCATTTGTTGTTCTTGGAAACAAGATTGATGTGGATGGTGGAAATAGTAGAGTGGTATGTATCTTCTTGAATTTACTTTGCTGTACTCTTCCATTGTGTTTGTGCGTGTACTTTGTATGTCCAAGTCAATACTTTTGTTTCTTGTGAACTGCAGGTTTCAGAAAAAAAGGCACGAGCTTGGTGCGCCTCAAAAGGGAATATCCCATACTTTGAGACCTCTGCTAAAGATGGTATTAACGTGGAAGAAGCTTTTCAATGCATAGCAAGTAACGCCCTGAAGAGTGGGGAAGAGGAGGAGATGTAAGTTACAAAATCAACCATCTTCATCTGCACACACTTGTAAAGCCTTTgtttttattttgattactatgttTAGGAATGCATAATTGCACATGTGGTTTAACAAGTTTgctattttgaataaaatttggAATTGAATGTTAAACTAGAGTACCTATGAAGTAATGTTATGTTGTCCCCAAATATTTGTtgtaaaattgtaattaatagtTCTGAAATATATCTATTAAACTATTGGTGTTATTTCAGGTTTCAATTAGCTAGTGATAAAAGTTTGAAAATTGACTATTGTAGTTGAACTTGCTAAGGGCTACAAATCGTTATTCATTTTCTATTTGACTATTCTAAATGACACTGATATCATTTCTGGCGGTTGTGCTGCTGGTGGCAATTTTATGGCGCGAAGTTACCTGCCAGACACCATTGATGTTGGAACTACCGGTCAGCCTAGGTCAACTGGATGTGAATGCTAAATTATGGCTCGATTCTTCAGCATCAATAAACACCATCTTTACAAGTCTTGCAAATGATTTGGCCTCTTTTTAGCCATTCTTGTTGATATGCGCGAGATTATAATGTACATTAGCACTGGTGGAAAACAAATTGGTCCATTGGTGCCGGCTCTGGTGCCTTGTAAAACTGCTTTTATTGTTCAGTTTGTGTTTGATTTCTTCTAAGTTACTATTCTATTATTGTTCGCCAGTCTTCTTACTATTATAACGTCTCTCTGTTCTTTCATTTGCCAAGCACATTTGAGTTCCCTCGAGCAAAATTTTCCATGCTAACTCTTTTCAACTGTTATagattttattttatgtttttagttaaATGATAATATGGCATTTAAATGCTTTCAGCTCCATCAAACAATAAGATGCAGGAGAGGAAGGAACAGGGCTCATAtagaccaaaaatctaaatatAACAGCCACGGTCCAATCCATTCTAATCCACTATGAACAAGCACATCATCACAACGGATCTTTGTTGCAGTTTTTGCACTTGAGATGCCACTTCAATCTgtgaatataaattttaaaaagacGGGACGCATCTTCCTATAATTTACAATATATGCTCTTTAAAAAACCCCAATATATACTAACTAACTATGCCTTTTCTTACAACTGGCGACCTATAACCTTGCATACCATTACAGACTACACTAACACTATCTTAGCATGTATAAAACACATTGACTAAACCTTACAAATTACAATCATAAACAAACTTCCAAGCCGTAATTTCAGTTTTCATCCCCGTGCTTGCTGCTAAAAATGGGACTAACGGCCTTTGCAATTAATTGTAAGCCAGCCCGTCTCCATACTTCGTAGCAAGCAGTCAGTCCCAACACTACAGTGCATTGCAAAGGAAGATGCTGGTCATTTCCTCCTGGGATATAATTTCAAGGATGTGATTCCAGATAAACAAACAAATATAAACCACTTCAGATCGTGCCTTGAGAACCTTACAGGTAGGCATTAACTTGATACAAGAAGAAAAATACATCAAGAAGCCAATAATACGAGAAACAAAGCACCCATGAACATACACATACACACACTATTACAAAATACAGATGCGTAAAACATTTGTTATATAAAAACGAACATCAAAATTTTTAGTATTATCAAAAATATCTTTACAACTGAATTTTGTATTTAAGGTTAATGATTCATTAATCATGAGAAGTCACAAAATATCACACATAATGCACATGAGATGAAAGTCGCATGAATGGAAAAATATGTAAATTTATTCCATGCAACAGTTAAATGCAGTGCATTTGATCATAAAGAGGCAGATTGCACACACAAACCATCATTCTCGTACCATTTTAACATTAAAGTGATTACTAGTGCTACAGCTTCTTAAAGGCATTGGTGTATTCTTCACAAATATTGAAATATATTTTAGAACTATAATTACTTTCATCCTTAGATCTCTTTAATCAGAACATGTTTTCAGGTGTACTAATGCTCTGGATaaagtataaatgaaaaataatagtaTCCAAGGTCCTAATACCCCAATGGGAAGCCCAAACAGGGCTAGATATTTAAAAATCAGTCCTACAGTTTCCTCATATTTCCATGCTTCTTCTTCTAACCGTTTTCACTCCAAATCCAACTCAGTTTTATCAGTCACTAGCCTGGGGTTGTTAAGGTTGTAATCAGCTGGTCAAATTTAAAGTTCTCAGTGCCTCAAAACTCTGCCAAGTTTCAGAATATAATAACAAAGAACACTCACTTGTTAAAATGCTTGCAACTGATTGGAGTTCAAAAATGAATAGAATCTATTCACATGCCTCCTGAGGAAAGACTACTTTGTTCCAACTGAAGAAAGTTAGTCCTGCCCTGAAGGCCGAATTGAACTTCCTGCTGCAGTTGTTGATACAAATGGGTTAGAAGGGGTAGGAGACAATGTCCCCATGGGTCTTGCAATTGGCGGCCTTTGGGAAGTCATGCTCATAAGGGGCCTCGGAATTGAGTTTGCACAGTTCGTTGCAATTCTGTTGGTGGGTAATGTTGGTGGCATTCCTCTAGATGAAGATGCCGGTAACCCAAGTCGGGC
The Hevea brasiliensis isolate MT/VB/25A 57/8 chromosome 18, ASM3005281v1, whole genome shotgun sequence genome window above contains:
- the LOC110646394 gene encoding ras-related protein Rab7, giving the protein MPSRRRTLLKVIILGDSGVGKTSLMNQYVNKKFSNQYKATIGADFLTKEVQFEDRLFTLQIWDTAGQERFQSLGVAFYRGADCCVLVYDVNSMKSFDNLNNWREEFLIQASPSDPENFPFVVLGNKIDVDGGNSRVVSEKKARAWCASKGNIPYFETSAKDGINVEEAFQCIASNALKSGEEEEIYLPDTIDVGTTGQPRSTGCEC